A single window of Gossypium hirsutum isolate 1008001.06 chromosome A10, Gossypium_hirsutum_v2.1, whole genome shotgun sequence DNA harbors:
- the LOC107936654 gene encoding uncharacterized protein isoform X1 — protein sequence MALLLLLYIISFLLRTLLHYPPLVRFLGVFSHLHHRFKGRTLFTQIIPHIERDKAMAQPAMTRVHLFITVKQWNLAISAHLSTMEAKNIILQSSKPLMLPYISGRKGKKVIPLESILMVLQGAIGGRAHCITNVSIQNNANVSTQGMVELDQPYYYGQ from the exons AtggctcttcttcttcttctttacatCATCTCTTTTCTCCTAAGGACTCTTCTTCATTATCCTCCACTAGTGAGATTCTTGGGAGTATTTTCCCACCTCCACCACCG GTTCAAGGGAAGGACTCTATTCACTCAG ATCATACCACATATAGAAAGGGACAAAGCAATGGCACAACCAGCAATGACAAGAGTCCATCTATTTATCACAGTGAAACAATGGAACCTTGCTATCTCAGCTCATCTATCTACTATGGAGGCCAAGAATATTATTCTCCAAAGCAGCAAACCACTGATGCTCCCCTATAT TTCAGGAAGGAAGGGGAAGAAGGTGATCCCATTGGAATCAATTCTAATGGTGCTTCAAGGGGCAATTGGTGGCAGG GCTCACTGTATTACTAACGTCTCCATCCAAAATAATGCAAATGTGTCAACTCAAG GAATGGTAGAGCTTGATCAACCTTATTATTATGGACAATAA
- the LOC107936654 gene encoding uncharacterized protein isoform X2 — protein sequence MENKSQVNGSSSSSLHHLFSPKDSSSLSSTSEILGSIFPPPPPVQGKDSIHSVKQWNLAISAHLSTMEAKNIILQSSKPLMLPYISGRKGKKVIPLESILMVLQGAIGGRAHCITNVSIQNNANVSTQGMVELDQPYYYGQ from the exons ATGGAAAACAAAAGTCAAGTGAAtggctcttcttcttcttctttacatCATCTCTTTTCTCCTAAGGACTCTTCTTCATTATCCTCCACTAGTGAGATTCTTGGGAGTATTTTCCCACCTCCACCACCG GTTCAAGGGAAGGACTCTATTCACTCAG TGAAACAATGGAACCTTGCTATCTCAGCTCATCTATCTACTATGGAGGCCAAGAATATTATTCTCCAAAGCAGCAAACCACTGATGCTCCCCTATAT TTCAGGAAGGAAGGGGAAGAAGGTGATCCCATTGGAATCAATTCTAATGGTGCTTCAAGGGGCAATTGGTGGCAGG GCTCACTGTATTACTAACGTCTCCATCCAAAATAATGCAAATGTGTCAACTCAAG GAATGGTAGAGCTTGATCAACCTTATTATTATGGACAATAA